The Veillonellales bacterium genome includes the window CTAGTGTTTACGAATTATGTAAACCATGCTACGGCTCAAACTGTGAAAGAAATTGCAAAATCGCGAGCAATACCGCTGGTGTATGCTAAAAGATCCTGGCGGGCCGTAGAGGAAAAGCTAAAGAACAGTCATTTAATGGATTTTTGTTAAAGGAGGTTATGAAATGCAGACAGTCATAGTGGGAGTGATTGTAGTATTGGCATTAGGATATATGGCGTATTTAGGCTGGTGCAGAATTACGGGTAAAGACGTATGCCAGTGCGGCAGCGGGACGTGTCCAGGCGGAGAAATATGCC containing:
- a CDS encoding DUF2325 domain-containing protein; amino-acid sequence: MSVVVIGGDYLGSIEKNLYSMGVTELQHITGRKALDKSKVSVPKGTDFILVFTNYVNHATAQTVKEIAKSRAIPLVYAKRSWRAVEEKLKNSHLMDFC